A portion of the Deinococcus peraridilitoris DSM 19664 genome contains these proteins:
- a CDS encoding response regulator transcription factor translates to MPKTILVIEDDPDIRNVVTYTLQDAGYHTLTADNGMSGLITAREQHPDLVLLDLGLPDFDGSEVARRLRSNHDNVPVIVLSAMDSIDRKLNLLDDGANDYLTKPFLPEELLARIKVQLRHRQAPPLQRIGPLAISVDQRQASWNGVEILLSPKEFELLVALARQPGRVYSREELERDVWSNSLQTGSNTVDVHCANLRGKFRAVGANRVVRTVRGLGYALYIDS, encoded by the coding sequence ATGCCGAAAACCATCCTCGTGATCGAGGACGACCCCGATATCCGCAACGTCGTCACCTATACCCTGCAGGACGCCGGGTACCATACCCTCACGGCAGACAACGGCATGAGCGGCCTGATCACCGCACGTGAACAGCACCCCGATCTGGTCCTGCTCGACCTGGGCCTGCCGGACTTCGATGGCAGCGAAGTCGCCCGCCGGCTGCGCAGCAACCATGACAACGTCCCCGTCATCGTGCTGTCCGCCATGGACAGCATCGACCGCAAACTCAACTTGCTCGACGATGGCGCCAACGATTACCTCACCAAACCCTTCCTTCCAGAGGAACTGCTGGCCCGCATCAAAGTACAGTTGCGTCACCGGCAGGCTCCACCCTTGCAGCGCATCGGCCCACTGGCCATCTCGGTGGATCAGCGTCAGGCCAGCTGGAACGGCGTGGAAATTTTGCTTTCACCTAAAGAGTTCGAGCTGCTGGTGGCGCTGGCTCGCCAGCCAGGACGGGTGTACTCACGTGAGGAACTCGAACGGGATGTCTGGAGCAACTCACTGCAAACGGGGAGCAACACGGTGGATGTGCACTGCGCGAACTTGCGGGGGAAGTTCCGCGCGGTAGGCGCGAATCGTGTGGTGCGCACGGTGCGTGGCCTCGGGTACGCCCTGTACATCGACAGTTGA
- a CDS encoding SOS response-associated peptidase: MFGLLLPPQWPGAYAVAPTMPYPIVRLPPGERVQVTLARWGLVPAMYHGVLRQFKPSTFNARSEDVKQRPSFALAYREARRCLVMVQSFYEWSGKQGQRQPYEIGRADGRPLVLGGLWETWLSEFGLMETFTLLTCSANDLIAPLHDRQPVILERSDWRAWLDPRTPEEKITALLRPCSADVLSISPVNSQDTRPMHKRSIEQVA, encoded by the coding sequence ATGTTCGGTCTGCTGCTCCCTCCGCAGTGGCCAGGCGCGTACGCAGTCGCACCCACCATGCCTTACCCGATTGTCAGGCTGCCTCCTGGTGAGCGTGTGCAGGTGACTCTGGCCCGCTGGGGCCTGGTACCGGCGATGTACCACGGGGTACTGCGCCAGTTCAAACCCAGCACCTTCAACGCCCGCAGCGAGGACGTGAAGCAACGTCCGTCCTTCGCCCTGGCATACCGGGAAGCACGCCGTTGCCTGGTGATGGTTCAGAGCTTCTACGAGTGGAGCGGCAAGCAGGGCCAGCGCCAGCCGTATGAGATTGGGCGCGCTGATGGCCGCCCGCTGGTTCTCGGAGGGCTGTGGGAAACCTGGCTGAGCGAGTTCGGCCTGATGGAGACCTTCACCCTGCTGACCTGTTCGGCCAATGACCTGATCGCACCACTGCACGACCGGCAACCTGTGATTCTCGAGCGTTCGGACTGGCGGGCCTGGCTCGATCCCCGCACACCGGAGGAGAAGATCACAGCCCTGCTGCGGCCTTGTTCCGCCGACGTTCTGTCCATCTCCCCTGTCAACAGTCAGGACACCCGACCGATGCACAAACGCTCGATAGAGCAGGTGGCCTGA